Sequence from the Leisingera methylohalidivorans DSM 14336 genome:
GCTCTACCTGATTGCCCGCCTCGTCGGACCGACAGCGGCGCAGGCCATCGCGCGATTCATGCTGTTGCAATGGCATGTGGACGGGCAGGCGCCCTATGTCACGTTCAACCCGCCACTCGATCACGGCGATGCGGTGGTGCGTGATCTCCAGGATTGGCTGAAGAAGAACTATACTATCGCCAGTCCGGTCGAGGAACTGGAGCGCCGGTCGGGCCTGCCGGGACGCAGCTTCAAGCGACGGTTCACAAAAGCGACGGGTACGCCGCCGATCAAATATGTCCAGTACCTTCGCGTCGAAGAGGCCAAGCGACGACTGGAACGCACCGATACGCCGATCGACCAGATCGGCTGGAACGTAGGATATGAGGAACCGGCGTTTTTCCGGCGCCTTTTCAAGCGTGTCACACGGCTGACGCCAAGTGAATATCGGCGCAAGTTCCGGATGCCGGAGTTTAACCGGTCACTGCTTTAGTCAGGCCAGCGGGACGCTGTTCTCTCTGTTTGGATGAGTTCCCTCAACGATCTTCCGGATCGGGTGGCTGGAAGCAAGCCTGTGGCGGCCTTATGCAGCCTCATACCGCCAGCAACCGGGGCAGCCGGGCGAGTTTTCCTGCGTCAAGCGTCAGGATGAAGCGGGACCGCACCCGCTCGGCGCCGCGATGGAGAGTCTGTCCACACCCTGTTAGTTGACCTTTCTAATCTCGCTGCAGGGTGCATGAATGGCCGGTCTTCGTGCTGCTTAGCTGCATGGGATTCTGTGCTCCTGCGGCATTTTTCATGCGGCGTGCGCCTGCAGCGAGATTTGGACACTTCTGCAATGGGCTGAGGCTGTTGTCTAATCGCACCTCGTAATGCAAGTCTTTTGTCTGGTGGCGGGCCGTCACCATTGCCGGGGGCAGTGTTGTCTTCGCGGTCGGCATCGGCCGCCGCATGATGGGGCTTCGCGGTTGAGCCTTCCAATGTGTGAAACGCACGCTTCGGACCAGGTGGCCAGCAGTGCAACAGCCTCAGCGGAATGGCTCTCCCCACGTCCCGGCGGAGACGTCTCGTGTTGCGTCAGCGCAGTCAGATGCGCCGATCTCTTTTCATGTCGGAGCGGCACCCGCCCGTTGGAGGGGCTCGCCAGATTTCAGCATCGCGTGCATGATGACGGCCAGTTTGCGGGCCACAGCGACGGCAGCGCGCTTGAAACCGATGGTTTCCCGTAGACGTAGTCCCCAATGACGCAGATCGCTGTCGGCGCGGGTTCGCGTCAGGACCACGGTTGCGGCCTCGTAGAGCAGACCTCTCAAATGGGCGTCGCCGCGCCGGGAGATGTGACCGCCGTAGTCGACTTCGCCGGACTGGTAACGGCGGGTCGTCAAGCCCAGCCAGGCCCAGACCGAACGCGACTTTCGGAAATTCTCCGGTTCCTCGATAGCTGTCACGAATGCGGACGCTGTAATTGCGCCGATGCCAGGAATCGACATCAGCAATCGGCAGGCATCGCTCTGCCGGGCTGTGGCCAGAACTTGCCGCGTGAGTTCCGCGGCCCGGGTGCGGACGCTACGCCAAGCCTCCAGGACCGGCATCAAGATACTGGCGAGGTCTTCCTGGCCGGAGAGCAGGCGGCGGACCTCTTCCTCGAACCGACTGCCCTTTCTGCGCGGGACAACCAGCCCGAAGGTCTTCATCAGACCCCGGATCTGGTTGGAGAGCTCGGTCGCAATCCGGACCAGCCGGGTGCGTGCCGCCACCAGTGTTCGCGTCAGCATGCTGTCGAAACCCTTCACCCGCACTTCGCGGTAGAACCCGACCTCGGCCAAATGCGCGAGGCCGTCGGCGTCGTTCGCGTCGGTCTTGTTCGGGGCCATGTCGAGCGCGGCCTTTGCATGGCGCGCATCGATGCAGATGGCTGGGAGCCCTTCCTTGCTCAACGCGTGAAAGAACCAGACAGATAGCGGGCCTATCTCGAATACGATCCGCTGCGCCGCAGGAGCGCGCCTGCGCAGAACTTCAGAGATCGCGCTCGGCTTGGAAGGACATTTACCCCGCCAGACCCGATTGCCGTCACGGCGCACAGAAATCGCCGTCTCTTTCAGTGACACGTCGAGGCCGATATACTCACACATGGTTGTTCTCCTTCTGATGCTTGGGCCCGGCGTCCAGTCGTGAGCCCATTTTTCCATCCTCTCGGGGAACAACCACCCGTTCAAAGGCATGAATCACTGACCTTACAACGACGCGCTCCCGCGATTACCCCATGTGTGAAAACTCCGGATGCTGTATGCTTTTCGGCAAAGACCGGAGGCAGGCATGTCGGGATATATCGAGGGTACGGACCGCAGTCAGGTGACACTTTTTCCGGCCCGGCTGGAAGACTGGATAGACGAGGATAATCCGGTCCGCGTGATTGACCTCTACGTGGACGAGATTGATCTTGGGGAGATCGGTTTCCTGCGGACGGCGCCGGCGCAGACAGGACGGCCCGGCTATCACCCTTCGGTCCTGCTGAAGCTGTTCATCTATGGCTATCTGAACCGCGCCCCTTCGAGCCGTGCCCTTGAGCGGGAGGCTGGGCGCAATGTCGAGGTGATGTGGCTGACGGGCCGGCTTGTCCCGGACCACAAGACGATCGCCGACTTCCGGCGCGAGTTCGAAGGACCAGGAATTGATCCGGGGGATCAATTTCCCTGAGAACGGCCCTGCGATCCGGCGGACCTGTGCGCAGTTCGTCGAACTCTGCCGCCGGATCGGGGTGCTGAAGGGGGATTGTGTTGCCATCGATGGCTCCAAGTTCAAGGCGGTGAATAATCGCGACAAGAACTTCACCAAAGGCAAGATCGCCAGCCGCACCGCCCATCTGGTCGCGAGCATCGAGCGCTACCTTGAAGAAATGGTCCGGGTCGACCGTCAGGAAGAGGGCGAGGCCCGGGCCGGGAAGATCGCCAACCTGGCGCAACGCTGCGAGCGCATCCGGCAGGAGATCGAGCGCCTGGTGGACATGGGCGAGGCGCTCAGGGAGAGCCCAGACAGGCAGATCTTCCTGACGGATCCGGATGCCCGCTCCATGGCCACCAGCGCCAAAGGCAGCGGTTTTGTGGGCTATAACGCCCAATCCGCAGTGGATACCGGGACCCATCTGATTGTCGCGCATGACGTGATCAATGCCGGGCATGACCGTGAACAGCTGTCATCGATGGCCAAGGCGGCGAAGGCCGCTCTCGGACGCGGCGAAATGAGCGCGGTCGCTGACAAGGGCTATTTCAGCGGCCGGGAAATTCTGGCCTGTCACGAGGCTGGCATCACCACAACCCTCCCCCGGCCCGAGACTTCGGGCAACCGCAAGAAGGGCATGTATGTGAAGGCCGACTTTGCCTGTGACGCGGATGCGGATATCTACCGATGCCCGGCAGGTGAGACGCTGACTTACCGCTACACGACCGAAGAAGGCGGCCTGGTGGTACGGCGATACTGGACCAACGTCTGTCAGACATGCCCTGTCAAGGCGCGCTGCACGACCGGCAAGGAACGTCGTATCACCCGATGGGAACACGAGCATTTGGTCGACGAGATGCGCGACCGCTTGAGCCGCAACCCGGCCTTGATGGGCCTCCGCCGCTCAACCGTCGAGCACCCGTTCGGCACGATCAAGAGCTGGATAGGAGCGACGCACTTCCGGATGCGAACGCTCAAGAACGTCCGCACCGAGATGGCCTTCCATGTCCTCGCCTATAACATCAAACGGATGATCGCCCTGATCGGGGTACGTGGGCTTCTGACAGCCATTCCGGCCTGATGGGCGGCGCTCAGCTCAAATCGTACCGCAAAAAACGCCACAAGATCACGGATTCAGCCCTCTCCGGCGT
This genomic interval carries:
- a CDS encoding IS110 family transposase, whose product is MCEYIGLDVSLKETAISVRRDGNRVWRGKCPSKPSAISEVLRRRAPAAQRIVFEIGPLSVWFFHALSKEGLPAICIDARHAKAALDMAPNKTDANDADGLAHLAEVGFYREVRVKGFDSMLTRTLVAARTRLVRIATELSNQIRGLMKTFGLVVPRRKGSRFEEEVRRLLSGQEDLASILMPVLEAWRSVRTRAAELTRQVLATARQSDACRLLMSIPGIGAITASAFVTAIEEPENFRKSRSVWAWLGLTTRRYQSGEVDYGGHISRRGDAHLRGLLYEAATVVLTRTRADSDLRHWGLRLRETIGFKRAAVAVARKLAVIMHAMLKSGEPLQRAGAAPT